One stretch of Candidatus Cloacimonadota bacterium DNA includes these proteins:
- a CDS encoding 7-cyano-7-deazaguanine reductase yields the protein MNEYLITKPDSTLLKPIPRKIGRQNIGWDTKNILFSGIDIWNCYEFSFLEKSGKPFVGILRIKYPSESEFLIESKSLKLYLNSFNMAVFENLKEAIIKIKNDLKSALNSANIKLIITTYEDLNQKFDLAKKFKCIDELKPKNPFQYEVNTDLLQMEQVEKKEHFLMSNLLKSNCPITDQPDWGAVYIYYLANKKKITEESLLQYIVSYRNHQEFHEVCCERILFHLINKIQPEKIMVLCKYNRRGGIDINPLRVYPKEKEFVKNLPTELKEILYLREFRQ from the coding sequence ATGAACGAATATCTTATCACAAAGCCAGATTCAACATTACTAAAACCAATTCCACGAAAAATCGGAAGACAGAATATTGGCTGGGATACGAAAAATATCCTTTTCTCTGGTATAGATATATGGAATTGTTACGAATTCTCATTCTTAGAAAAATCAGGCAAACCATTTGTTGGAATTCTTAGAATTAAATATCCTTCTGAATCAGAATTTCTGATTGAGAGCAAATCGCTAAAACTGTATTTGAATTCTTTTAATATGGCTGTCTTTGAAAATCTAAAAGAAGCAATTATAAAAATTAAGAATGATTTAAAATCTGCCTTGAACTCAGCAAACATAAAACTTATTATTACAACTTATGAAGATCTTAATCAAAAATTTGATCTAGCAAAAAAGTTCAAATGTATTGATGAATTAAAACCTAAAAATCCTTTTCAATATGAGGTAAACACAGATTTACTTCAAATGGAGCAGGTAGAGAAAAAAGAACATTTCTTGATGTCAAATTTACTAAAATCAAACTGCCCAATAACTGACCAACCAGACTGGGGAGCTGTTTATATCTACTATCTTGCTAATAAAAAAAAGATTACAGAAGAATCACTTTTGCAATATATTGTCTCGTATCGCAATCATCAAGAATTTCACGAAGTATGCTGTGAACGGATTCTTTTTCATCTTATTAATAAAATTCAGCCTGAAAAAATTATGGTTCTTTGTAAATACAATCGGCGTGGTGGCATTGATATAAATCCATTAAGAGTGTATCCGAAAGAAAAAGAATTTGTAAAAAATTTACCAACTGAACTTAAAGAAATATTATATTTAAGAGAATTTCGGCAGTAA